A stretch of Triticum aestivum cultivar Chinese Spring chromosome 1D, IWGSC CS RefSeq v2.1, whole genome shotgun sequence DNA encodes these proteins:
- the LOC123181044 gene encoding uncharacterized protein: MGNTGSTSPASLGKAHVPHLQWKVHDFSALLETGAKSAKSAHFHCSGYKWFLKVTPPMHQKPGAETPYVGLSLKLGRTTLKPGDTVNAVFELSVYNHAKKIYYGRKATHNFDLNNTCSKDECLIPLQKLLKSSAFLVDDSCVFGVKILKIKVCSPEKKAVMVLKKATTLQNLFIQKKGLIKGTYTWTMDNYHELDLKRYVCSPTFEVGGHKWHVGMYPHGCRNITGHISLFLYLESSDKLCDESGKVVELTLSILDQKNGKQSTITSGLSVFGGDSS, from the exons ATGGGCAACACCGGGAGTACAT CTCCTGCAAGCTTAGGAAAGGCTCATGTTCCACATTTACAATGGAAGGTTCATGATTTCTCAGCGCTACTTGAGACAGGAGCCAAGTCAGCAAAATCTGCTCATTTTCACTGCTCCGGGTATAAGTG GTTCCTGAAAGTGACACCACCAATGCATCAAAAACCTGGCGCTGAAACTCCATATGTTGGTCTTTCTCTTAAACTAGGCCGGACAACCCTGAAGCCGGGTGACACGGTAAATGCCGTGTTTGAGTTATCAGTATACAATCATGCAAAGAAGATATACTATGGACGCAAAG CTACCCACAATTTTGATTTGAACAATACATGCTCGAAGGATGAATGTTTGATTCCTCTTCAGAAGCTACTAAAATCATCTgcttttctagttgatgatagctgTGTCTTTGGTGTTAAGATATTGAAAATTAAAGTGTGTTCTCCTGAAAAGAAGGCTGTTATGGTTCTGAAGAAGGCTACCACACTTCAGAACCTTTTTATCCAGAAGAAAGGGCTCATCAAAGGGACCTACACCTGGACCATGGACAACTACCATGAATTGGACTTGAAGCGCTATGTTTGTTCTCCTACATTTGAAGTTGGTGGACATAAATG GCATGTTGGCATGTATCCGCATGGTTGCAGAAACATCACCGGCCACATCTCCTTGTTCTTATACTTGGAGTCCTCGGATAAGCTCTGTGACGAGTCCGGGAAGGTAGTCGAATTGACTCTATCCATCCTAGACCAAAAGAACGGGAAACAATCCACCATCACTTCAG GTCTCTCGGTGTTTGGAGGTGATAGCAGCTAG
- the LOC123181042 gene encoding uncharacterized protein isoform X2, with protein sequence MGNCKSLSRALLGKAHVAPDAEWRMQDFGKTHVPDLEWRIHDFSSLLETGAKSATSAIFHCSGYNWLLQVIPMHKETGSETPYVALRLMTTQERMVPGHTVHVVFELSVYNHTKGMYCGCKASYNFHFKNSYSKEHCLIPLQELLKSSAFLVDDSCVFGVDILKIDVSSPEKKAVVVQKKATTVQNLFVQKKGFVKGKYTWNINNFLELDMDNFVRPTFEVGVHKWYVGMYPHGNKYSTDCISLYLCLGASDELRLESKKVFVMTLSILDQKNGKHLTATSGLWVCNNGCGWGWADFFGLKKLKDPSGGYVVGSSCIVKADLTIIGSSNDG encoded by the exons ATGGGCAACTGCAAGAGTTTAT CTCGTGCACTGCTAGGAAAAGCCCATGTTGCTCCGGATGCAGAATGGAGGATGCAGGACTTTGGAAAGACCCATGTTCCAGATCTAGAATGGAGGATTCATGACTTCTCATCGCTGCTTGAGACGGGAGCGAAGTCAGCAACATCTGCCATTTTTCACTGCTCTGGGTATAACTG GCTGCTGCAAGTGATTCCAATGCATAAAGAAACTGGTTCTGAAACGCCATATGTTGCTCTTCGTCTTATGACAACCCAAGAAAGGATGGTGCCAGGTCACACGGTGCATGTGGTTTTTGAGTTGTCAGTATACAACCATACAAAAGGAATGTACTGCGGATGCAAAG CTAGCTACAACTTTCATTTCAAGAATAGCTACTCGAAGGAGCATTGCTTGATTCCTCTTCAGGAGCTACTGAAATCATCTgcttttctagttgatgatagttgTGTCTTCGGTGTGGACATATTAAAAATTGATGTCTCTTCTCCTGAAAAGAAGGCCGTTGTGGTTCAGAAGAAGGCTACCACAGTTCAGAACCTCTTCGTCCAGAAGAAGGGGTTTGTCAAAGGGAAATACACTTGGAACATCAACAACTTCCTGGAACTGGACATGGATAACTTTGTCCGTCCTACATTTGAAGTTGGCGTGCATAAATG GTACGTCGGCATGTATCCGCATGGTAACAAGTACAGCACTGATTGCATCAGCTTGTACTTATGCCTGGGTGCCTCGGATGAGCTCCGTCTCGAGTCCAAGAAGGTGTTTGTAATGACTCTGTCCATCCTGGACCAAAAGAATGGGAAACACTTGACTGCAACTTCAG GTCTCTGGGTATGTAATAACGGATGCGGATGGGGATGGGCTGACTTCTTTGGACTCAAGAAACTCAAGGACCCGTCGGGAGGCTATGTTGTGGGATCGAGCTGCATTGTGAAGGCAGATCTTACCATCATTGGTTCATCCAATGATGGCTAG
- the LOC123181042 gene encoding uncharacterized protein isoform X1 — protein MWYDLISLAEETRREEEGADLSSMGNCKSLSRALLGKAHVAPDAEWRMQDFGKTHVPDLEWRIHDFSSLLETGAKSATSAIFHCSGYNWLLQVIPMHKETGSETPYVALRLMTTQERMVPGHTVHVVFELSVYNHTKGMYCGCKASYNFHFKNSYSKEHCLIPLQELLKSSAFLVDDSCVFGVDILKIDVSSPEKKAVVVQKKATTVQNLFVQKKGFVKGKYTWNINNFLELDMDNFVRPTFEVGVHKWYVGMYPHGNKYSTDCISLYLCLGASDELRLESKKVFVMTLSILDQKNGKHLTATSGLWVCNNGCGWGWADFFGLKKLKDPSGGYVVGSSCIVKADLTIIGSSNDG, from the exons ATGTGGTATGATTTAATCTCACTTGCAGAGGAGACGagaagagaagaggaaggggcAGATCTATCATCTATGGGCAACTGCAAGAGTTTAT CTCGTGCACTGCTAGGAAAAGCCCATGTTGCTCCGGATGCAGAATGGAGGATGCAGGACTTTGGAAAGACCCATGTTCCAGATCTAGAATGGAGGATTCATGACTTCTCATCGCTGCTTGAGACGGGAGCGAAGTCAGCAACATCTGCCATTTTTCACTGCTCTGGGTATAACTG GCTGCTGCAAGTGATTCCAATGCATAAAGAAACTGGTTCTGAAACGCCATATGTTGCTCTTCGTCTTATGACAACCCAAGAAAGGATGGTGCCAGGTCACACGGTGCATGTGGTTTTTGAGTTGTCAGTATACAACCATACAAAAGGAATGTACTGCGGATGCAAAG CTAGCTACAACTTTCATTTCAAGAATAGCTACTCGAAGGAGCATTGCTTGATTCCTCTTCAGGAGCTACTGAAATCATCTgcttttctagttgatgatagttgTGTCTTCGGTGTGGACATATTAAAAATTGATGTCTCTTCTCCTGAAAAGAAGGCCGTTGTGGTTCAGAAGAAGGCTACCACAGTTCAGAACCTCTTCGTCCAGAAGAAGGGGTTTGTCAAAGGGAAATACACTTGGAACATCAACAACTTCCTGGAACTGGACATGGATAACTTTGTCCGTCCTACATTTGAAGTTGGCGTGCATAAATG GTACGTCGGCATGTATCCGCATGGTAACAAGTACAGCACTGATTGCATCAGCTTGTACTTATGCCTGGGTGCCTCGGATGAGCTCCGTCTCGAGTCCAAGAAGGTGTTTGTAATGACTCTGTCCATCCTGGACCAAAAGAATGGGAAACACTTGACTGCAACTTCAG GTCTCTGGGTATGTAATAACGGATGCGGATGGGGATGGGCTGACTTCTTTGGACTCAAGAAACTCAAGGACCCGTCGGGAGGCTATGTTGTGGGATCGAGCTGCATTGTGAAGGCAGATCTTACCATCATTGGTTCATCCAATGATGGCTAG